The following proteins are co-located in the Polystyrenella longa genome:
- a CDS encoding SirB1 family protein encodes MHRLISYEEDHEFCKLLQRRSDIDLAVVALELSRDAYPDLNFGESLAWIDQRGRELAVELKTSDNDLHRLQKVSNCLSTRHELQGNVKSFQSVDGSYLHRVIEQRHGLPIVLSIIYQAVAEQVGIVLHGVAAPMHFILCYLDGDEPLYVDPFSGGKVMNRDDCLIFLSKRTEFAPDELDPYLRPARPREIVIRMLNNLKALYAQEKDWAASLKVQQRLYSLEPADLSAKRDLGIIAFHAGETGKAWQILKSCLPEASEKEQIVLAGYLNQAERKLSQWN; translated from the coding sequence ATGCATCGACTGATCAGCTACGAGGAAGACCACGAGTTCTGCAAACTGCTGCAGCGTCGGTCCGATATTGACCTCGCCGTGGTCGCACTGGAACTGAGCCGTGATGCTTACCCGGATCTCAATTTCGGGGAGTCACTGGCGTGGATTGATCAGCGCGGTCGAGAACTTGCCGTTGAGCTAAAAACATCAGACAACGATTTGCACCGACTCCAGAAGGTTTCCAACTGCCTGTCGACTCGCCATGAGTTACAGGGAAATGTGAAAAGCTTCCAATCCGTCGACGGTAGCTATCTGCATAGAGTCATCGAGCAACGACACGGTTTACCAATTGTACTGTCCATTATTTATCAGGCTGTTGCAGAACAGGTGGGGATTGTTCTGCATGGTGTTGCAGCACCGATGCATTTTATCCTCTGCTACTTGGACGGCGACGAACCGCTATACGTCGATCCCTTCTCCGGTGGAAAAGTGATGAATCGCGACGACTGTCTGATCTTCCTGTCCAAACGGACTGAATTTGCACCTGACGAATTGGATCCTTATCTGCGACCAGCGCGACCGCGTGAAATCGTAATTCGCATGCTGAATAATCTGAAAGCGCTTTACGCTCAGGAAAAAGATTGGGCTGCATCGCTGAAGGTACAGCAGCGTCTGTATAGTTTGGAGCCCGCCGATCTCTCAGCAAAGCGGGACCTGGGCATTATTGCCTTTCACGCAGGCGAAACCGGGAAAGCGTGGCAGATTCTGAAATCCTGCTTGCCCGAAGCTTCGGAAAAGGAGCAGATCGTCCTGGCTGGTTACCTCAACCAGGCCGAACGAAAGCTTTCTCAGTGGAACTGA
- a CDS encoding tetratricopeptide repeat protein, with amino-acid sequence MRPIFFQIIAILFLLSMPLLSGCSWMRTSIMNPIDQAHLLTAKAETAYDNHDLHRAEQMYQKAIETNPRDGDIHRKLAELLITQGRIPEAIKHLNDAVERSPDDPETQYQLGKLLYEQGELSSALESLDQTLQIDPAHIDGLSLRAKIALLENDEATAISTYHRILTVSPENVPARINMAELQLKHGHPERAAPILRNICECNFASNDVKTDAYWKLGETYARMQRWDDAVDSYQIAQNHRPSENADDWFSVAFANYQAGHPVQAATAVQQALHLNSDHSHAQALSNTLAQQRLRDAAVQQTAGQPIRFAQ; translated from the coding sequence ATGCGACCGATCTTTTTCCAAATTATTGCGATCCTGTTTCTACTCAGCATGCCGCTGCTTAGTGGCTGCAGTTGGATGCGCACTTCTATTATGAATCCGATCGACCAGGCGCACCTGCTTACAGCCAAGGCGGAAACAGCCTATGACAACCATGACCTGCACCGCGCCGAGCAGATGTACCAAAAAGCGATTGAAACCAATCCACGTGATGGTGATATCCATCGTAAGCTGGCCGAATTGCTGATCACCCAGGGCCGAATCCCGGAAGCGATCAAGCACTTAAACGACGCTGTGGAAAGATCTCCTGATGACCCCGAGACCCAATACCAACTTGGAAAACTCCTGTATGAACAGGGGGAACTTAGCTCTGCTCTGGAAAGTCTCGATCAGACGCTCCAGATCGATCCTGCACACATCGACGGGTTGTCGCTAAGAGCGAAAATTGCGTTACTCGAAAACGACGAAGCAACGGCAATTTCTACTTACCACCGCATTCTGACCGTAAGCCCTGAAAACGTTCCGGCCCGAATTAATATGGCCGAGTTGCAACTGAAGCATGGGCACCCCGAACGTGCCGCTCCAATTTTGCGAAATATCTGCGAATGCAATTTCGCATCGAACGACGTCAAAACAGATGCGTATTGGAAGCTGGGTGAAACGTACGCTCGAATGCAGCGCTGGGATGATGCTGTCGACTCTTATCAAATTGCACAAAACCATAGACCGTCCGAAAATGCGGATGACTGGTTCAGTGTTGCCTTCGCCAATTACCAGGCGGGGCATCCCGTTCAGGCGGCAACGGCAGTGCAGCAGGCATTGCACCTGAACAGCGACCATTCCCACGCACAAGCCCTTTCAAACACACTCGCCCAGCAAAGACTGCGAGATGCGGCTGTGCAACAAACTGCTGGTCAACCCATCCGTTTCGCCCAATAA
- a CDS encoding phosphotransferase enzyme family protein, whose amino-acid sequence MSTPHPSHNREISQVLAHYGLADGIGANAPPTVYRGFSGAEVYRVETVKGPVAVRRWPKDSLPRERIRELHRFLSHLRQTGLKTVAVPFACRTNPTETLVDHKGNLWHCESWFPGNSDLASRLTPFRITASLQALADWHLAASTFQPLIPASTWFSQSPQAAVPAIQERRVILQRWTPERVVRILDRLQFVQPNQQDEVWSKWVSEYLHEYLPLAPRIEEELNQAALWQVRLQPCLRDVWHDHILLDGDQVTGIIDPTAARTENVAIDLARLLGSLFPPECEYWNLALEAYQQKNSLSQTELRLVSVFYRSSTLLSGLSWIEKLIGGQQKLFKNPQVRDRLVQLLERLRQLPNYLK is encoded by the coding sequence ATGTCGACCCCACATCCTTCCCACAATCGCGAAATTTCCCAGGTCCTGGCTCACTACGGGCTGGCGGATGGGATCGGCGCGAATGCCCCCCCCACAGTCTACCGGGGATTTAGTGGAGCCGAGGTGTATCGGGTAGAAACGGTTAAAGGTCCGGTCGCTGTACGTCGCTGGCCCAAAGATTCACTTCCTCGGGAACGGATTCGGGAATTACACCGGTTCTTGAGCCATTTACGCCAAACTGGCTTAAAGACAGTCGCGGTGCCCTTCGCGTGTCGAACCAACCCGACCGAGACTTTGGTCGATCACAAAGGTAACCTATGGCACTGCGAGTCTTGGTTTCCGGGCAATAGCGACCTTGCCTCTCGACTGACTCCCTTCAGGATAACCGCATCTCTTCAAGCGTTGGCGGACTGGCACTTGGCGGCCAGCACGTTTCAGCCGCTCATTCCGGCCTCAACCTGGTTTTCTCAATCACCGCAAGCAGCTGTTCCAGCGATTCAAGAAAGACGGGTGATTCTGCAACGTTGGACACCGGAGCGAGTCGTTCGCATTTTGGATCGACTTCAATTCGTGCAGCCAAATCAGCAAGATGAGGTATGGTCGAAGTGGGTTTCGGAATATCTTCACGAATACCTTCCTCTCGCCCCTCGAATTGAAGAGGAACTCAACCAGGCTGCATTGTGGCAGGTACGGTTGCAGCCTTGCTTGAGAGATGTCTGGCACGATCATATTTTACTGGACGGTGACCAGGTCACTGGAATTATTGATCCGACTGCTGCTCGAACGGAAAATGTTGCAATCGACCTCGCTCGGCTACTCGGCAGTTTGTTTCCGCCCGAATGTGAGTATTGGAATTTGGCATTAGAGGCATATCAGCAAAAGAATTCCCTGTCCCAGACGGAATTGAGATTAGTAAGCGTTTTTTATCGAAGCAGTACGCTGTTGAGTGGACTCAGTTGGATCGAAAAACTGATCGGTGGTCAGCAAAAGTTGTTCAAGAATCCTCAGGTTCGCGACCGACTTGTTCAATTACTCGAACGACTGCGACAACTCCCTAACTATCTGAAATAA
- a CDS encoding inositol monophosphatase family protein — MTSEIESRLELALKLAEEAQVFILKHYQHKDLEVEVKGDFSPVTIADRGAEELIRKRLAEVHPEDGVQGEEFDDKESQNGYKWILDPIDGTKSFVHGIPLFGTLIGIEKDGEMVAGLCRFPGLDEVVYARRGGGAWWKKGANAPEQCHVSTVSKLSESLVCITDIKLWDTKGIRDLLSDLGSEARLLRNWGDCYGHAMVATGRAEVILEPEMNPWDASPFLPILEEAGGHYLNWDGEATIYGSNGISVNAALKDQFIEMLNPRQS; from the coding sequence ATGACTTCCGAAATTGAATCTCGCTTAGAACTCGCCTTAAAACTTGCTGAGGAAGCTCAGGTATTCATCCTCAAGCACTACCAGCACAAAGATCTGGAAGTCGAAGTGAAAGGGGACTTCTCCCCCGTCACCATCGCCGATCGTGGTGCAGAAGAGTTGATTCGCAAACGCCTGGCTGAAGTCCATCCCGAAGATGGTGTTCAGGGTGAAGAGTTCGACGACAAAGAATCTCAGAATGGATACAAATGGATTCTGGATCCAATCGATGGCACCAAATCATTCGTGCATGGAATTCCGTTGTTTGGAACATTGATCGGAATTGAAAAAGATGGCGAGATGGTCGCAGGGCTCTGTCGTTTCCCCGGACTTGATGAAGTTGTTTACGCTCGTCGTGGTGGAGGAGCCTGGTGGAAAAAAGGAGCCAATGCTCCCGAACAATGTCATGTCTCCACCGTCTCCAAACTAAGCGAATCGCTCGTCTGCATTACCGACATCAAACTGTGGGACACTAAAGGAATTCGCGACCTGCTGAGTGACCTCGGAAGCGAAGCTCGACTGCTACGAAACTGGGGAGACTGCTACGGTCACGCAATGGTAGCGACAGGACGCGCCGAAGTGATTCTGGAACCAGAAATGAATCCTTGGGACGCTTCCCCGTTTCTCCCAATTCTCGAAGAAGCGGGTGGTCATTACCTGAACTGGGATGGCGAAGCAACGATCTACGGCAGCAATGGTATTTCCGTAAATGCTGCTCTCAAAGATCAGTTCATCGAGATGCTTAATCCACGACAGTCGTAA
- a CDS encoding sodium/proline symporter codes for MSVRISLPLHTRAHRGNMDLVIVSFVVSLLGFIIIGVLSTFQRKATTEDYLLADRSVAPWLAALSAVATNNSGFMFIGQIAFAYQYGIQAIWIMVGWIVGDFFAWVYIHPRIREQSATFGATTVPALIASQPGGKTNRPVAAVAGILTFLFLGVYAAAQLKAGSKALEILFEWHPNTGAIMGAIIVVLYCFSGGIRASIWTDAAQSFVMFFAMGILLLAAAQEVGSPTALWDNLKDQDPLLVQWIPDNLLFGFAMYLIGWVFAGFGAIGQPHILVRFMAIRSVEEIRQARTVYFLWFIPFFLGSIAVGMYARGYIPDITALPIAQGLDADYAAELTMPVMAKLLLPDVLVGVVLAGLFAATMSTADSQILVCSGMIGNDINPRWKNSYVITKLATLGVTGLALSIALFDDERVFNLVLIAWSALGAGLGPALVIRLFHLKTSTVVTLLMMLAGVATVIVWHNTPYSGSLFKIVPGMLASFLVWVVAYPFLPSNDDGTTRDSI; via the coding sequence ATGTCAGTACGCATTTCTTTACCACTTCATACTCGGGCACATCGCGGTAATATGGATCTTGTCATTGTCAGCTTCGTCGTTTCGCTTCTGGGCTTCATCATCATTGGAGTCCTTTCCACATTCCAACGAAAAGCAACAACAGAAGATTATTTGCTTGCTGATCGTTCGGTAGCTCCCTGGCTGGCAGCGCTTTCTGCCGTGGCGACGAACAATAGCGGATTCATGTTTATTGGCCAGATCGCATTCGCCTATCAATATGGGATTCAGGCAATCTGGATAATGGTGGGTTGGATCGTCGGCGACTTCTTCGCTTGGGTATACATACACCCGCGTATCCGCGAACAATCGGCGACCTTCGGTGCAACGACCGTTCCCGCCCTCATTGCCAGTCAACCAGGCGGAAAGACGAATCGCCCTGTCGCCGCAGTGGCTGGCATACTGACCTTTCTTTTTCTGGGAGTGTATGCCGCCGCGCAACTGAAAGCAGGGAGTAAGGCCCTCGAAATCCTGTTCGAATGGCATCCGAATACGGGAGCCATCATGGGCGCGATCATTGTTGTTCTTTACTGTTTTTCCGGCGGTATTCGAGCTTCAATCTGGACGGACGCGGCGCAGTCTTTTGTTATGTTTTTCGCGATGGGTATTTTACTACTCGCGGCGGCTCAGGAAGTTGGATCGCCAACTGCGCTATGGGATAATCTCAAAGATCAAGACCCGTTGCTGGTCCAATGGATTCCCGACAATTTGCTGTTTGGGTTTGCCATGTATCTGATCGGGTGGGTATTCGCCGGATTCGGTGCCATTGGTCAGCCACATATTCTCGTTCGTTTCATGGCAATCCGATCCGTCGAGGAAATTCGGCAGGCACGCACCGTTTACTTCCTCTGGTTCATTCCCTTTTTCCTGGGAAGCATTGCTGTCGGAATGTATGCACGTGGATATATCCCTGACATCACGGCGTTACCGATTGCTCAAGGACTTGACGCAGACTATGCCGCAGAACTAACGATGCCCGTCATGGCCAAATTATTGCTCCCCGACGTCCTTGTGGGAGTCGTGCTGGCGGGTTTATTTGCAGCCACGATGTCAACCGCCGACTCGCAGATCCTGGTTTGTTCAGGAATGATTGGCAACGACATCAATCCCCGTTGGAAAAACTCGTATGTAATAACCAAGCTGGCGACTCTGGGAGTTACTGGGCTCGCATTGAGCATCGCGTTGTTCGACGACGAACGCGTTTTTAATCTCGTGCTGATTGCCTGGTCGGCACTGGGAGCAGGGCTGGGACCAGCACTTGTGATACGCTTATTCCACTTGAAGACGTCGACAGTGGTGACATTGTTAATGATGCTTGCCGGCGTGGCGACAGTGATCGTCTGGCACAACACACCCTATAGTGGATCATTGTTCAAAATCGTGCCCGGAATGTTGGCTTCATTCCTTGTCTGGGTAGTCGCGTATCCATTTCTCCCGTCCAACGATGATGGAACGACGAGAGATTCGATATAA
- the ectA gene encoding diaminobutyrate acetyltransferase codes for MNESDNQKLTLRQPTTMDAGWMWRLVRETGVLDSNSCYLYLLLCRDFSESCIVAEDGSRIVGFISGYRPPETPNTLFIWQVGVSQSARRRGIALRMLISLVDRCRQQQGLEYVEATVTADNQASRRLFEKYANANRLDINEETGFVESEFVFGGHDAEPRLRIGPLNTTELRISELAP; via the coding sequence ATGAACGAGTCTGACAATCAGAAGCTGACGTTGCGACAGCCAACCACGATGGATGCGGGTTGGATGTGGCGTCTTGTTCGAGAGACTGGTGTCCTCGATTCAAATTCCTGCTATCTGTATCTTTTGCTCTGCCGTGATTTTTCGGAATCATGCATTGTAGCGGAAGATGGCTCACGTATCGTCGGATTTATTTCCGGCTATCGCCCCCCCGAAACGCCCAACACTTTATTTATATGGCAAGTTGGCGTTAGTCAATCTGCGCGGCGTCGGGGTATTGCTTTACGTATGTTGATCTCTCTGGTGGACCGTTGTCGTCAGCAACAAGGTCTTGAGTATGTGGAAGCGACTGTTACGGCCGATAATCAGGCATCGCGGCGTTTATTTGAAAAATATGCGAACGCGAATCGTCTAGATATCAATGAAGAAACCGGGTTTGTTGAATCAGAATTCGTCTTTGGCGGACATGATGCTGAACCCCGTTTGCGAATTGGGCCGTTAAATACCACTGAGCTAAGAATCAGTGAGCTGGCTCCCTGA
- the ectB gene encoding diaminobutyrate--2-oxoglutarate transaminase, translated as MDIFEALESNVRGYCRTFPAIFNTAKDHLMIDEDGNRYIDFFAGAGSLNYGHNPEPLKRKLIEYLSKDGITHALDMSTCAKREFLTTFNDVILEPRGLDYKVMFPGPTGTNSVEAALKLARKVTGRHNVVSFTNGFHGMTLGSLALTGNGGKRAGAGVPLANVTHMPFCNYLGSEADTIANLERYLEDSSSGMDLPAAFIIETVQAEGGVNVATKQWLVDLFALAKKYDVLVIVDDIQVGCGRTGPFFSFEPFSLQPDIVCLSKSLSGYGLPFALTLMKPELDVFEPGEHNGTFRGHNAAFVTATASIKEYWEDDSLSRKVNRHSKIIRDVLLDIAAEFDGELEVRGRGMIQGIQFQDPAIATSISKEAYSRGLIIETSGPSDEVVKLLPPLTICESALIEGLEILKESALAVQKTPTCVS; from the coding sequence ATGGATATTTTCGAAGCGTTGGAAAGCAATGTTCGCGGTTACTGCCGAACGTTCCCGGCAATCTTTAATACGGCTAAAGACCATCTCATGATTGATGAAGATGGCAATCGTTACATTGACTTCTTCGCCGGTGCAGGGTCGTTGAATTACGGACACAACCCTGAACCACTCAAACGGAAGCTAATTGAATATCTATCGAAAGATGGAATCACACATGCACTCGATATGTCTACTTGTGCTAAACGAGAATTTTTAACAACCTTCAACGATGTTATCCTGGAACCACGCGGCCTGGATTACAAAGTCATGTTCCCAGGACCGACCGGAACTAACTCGGTGGAAGCAGCACTTAAGCTGGCTCGCAAAGTAACCGGACGACATAATGTGGTCTCGTTTACCAACGGATTCCATGGAATGACGCTTGGATCGTTAGCACTGACTGGCAACGGAGGCAAACGTGCCGGAGCAGGTGTTCCTCTGGCGAATGTTACTCACATGCCGTTTTGCAATTACCTTGGCAGTGAAGCAGATACGATCGCGAATCTGGAACGATACCTCGAAGATTCAAGTAGTGGTATGGATTTGCCTGCTGCTTTCATTATTGAGACGGTACAGGCGGAAGGTGGCGTTAACGTCGCCACCAAACAGTGGCTGGTAGATCTGTTCGCTTTGGCTAAGAAATATGACGTTCTGGTCATCGTCGACGACATTCAAGTTGGCTGCGGTCGAACAGGCCCCTTCTTCAGCTTCGAGCCTTTTAGTCTCCAACCCGACATTGTCTGTCTTTCAAAATCCCTCTCGGGTTATGGGTTACCATTCGCACTGACGTTGATGAAACCGGAACTCGACGTTTTCGAGCCTGGCGAACACAACGGAACCTTCCGCGGACACAATGCCGCATTTGTGACGGCAACGGCATCAATCAAGGAGTACTGGGAAGACGATTCCCTGTCCCGCAAAGTGAATCGACACTCTAAAATCATCCGCGACGTCCTGTTGGATATCGCTGCTGAATTCGATGGTGAATTAGAAGTACGTGGCCGAGGAATGATTCAGGGAATTCAATTTCAAGACCCCGCCATCGCAACCAGTATTTCGAAAGAAGCCTATAGCCGTGGGTTAATTATCGAAACTTCTGGCCCCAGCGATGAAGTCGTCAAACTGTTACCTCCACTGACCATTTGCGAATCGGCCCTGATTGAAGGGTTGGAGATTCTGAAAGAGAGCGCTCTCGCCGTTCAGAAAACTCCTACTTGCGTTTCATAA
- a CDS encoding ectoine synthase: MIVRSLTELIDTDRETKGETWSSRRLLLKKDGMGFSLHDTLIHAGTTTEMHYKNHLESVYCIEGKGILKDLTNDKEYEIKADTMYALSGNEHHILIAEETMRMICVFNPPVVGPEKHGADLAYPLLTGEE, encoded by the coding sequence ATGATTGTTCGATCTCTCACCGAACTGATAGACACTGATCGCGAAACTAAAGGAGAGACCTGGTCTAGCCGGCGCTTGCTTCTTAAAAAAGATGGAATGGGCTTCTCGCTTCACGACACTCTTATCCATGCGGGTACGACAACGGAGATGCACTACAAAAACCATCTTGAATCGGTTTACTGCATCGAAGGTAAAGGCATCCTCAAGGATCTGACGAACGACAAAGAATATGAGATCAAAGCGGATACCATGTACGCGCTCAGTGGAAACGAGCATCATATTCTCATCGCTGAAGAAACCATGCGCATGATCTGTGTGTTCAACCCGCCGGTCGTCGGTCCCGAAAAGCATGGAGCCGACCTGGCTTACCCATTGCTGACAGGTGAAGAGTAA
- a CDS encoding glycosyltransferase family 2 protein, whose protein sequence is MNEANQPSCQSDEDILVTDQALYSQEWYVQLVRQLGRSVCEQLGVYAIPPDLLLSVVIPVYNEEATVADLLRRVIRSPIRKQIILVDDCSTDGSYPLLQIVQEQLSSSDCEIIVEQHERNLGKGAALRTGFAKATGDIVLIQDADLEYNPEEYPRLIQPIVEDRADVVYGSRFLGDHPHRVLYFWHYIANKFLTLLSNCFTDLNLTDMETCYKIFRKEVIKDVLPGLKQNRFGFEPEITAKVARRRYRVYEMSISYSGRTYEQGKKIGWKDGLQALWCIVRYGLAD, encoded by the coding sequence ATGAACGAAGCCAACCAACCCTCCTGTCAGTCTGATGAGGATATTCTCGTCACGGACCAAGCCTTGTATAGCCAGGAATGGTACGTGCAATTAGTACGGCAATTGGGCCGTTCCGTTTGTGAACAACTGGGGGTTTATGCGATCCCACCTGATCTGCTTCTCTCGGTGGTCATCCCCGTTTATAACGAGGAAGCCACGGTTGCTGATCTGCTACGTCGCGTTATCCGCTCGCCCATTCGGAAGCAGATTATTCTCGTGGATGATTGCAGTACAGACGGAAGTTATCCGCTACTTCAAATTGTTCAAGAGCAACTGAGTAGTTCAGATTGCGAGATCATCGTTGAACAACACGAACGAAACCTGGGCAAGGGGGCAGCGCTGCGCACAGGTTTCGCGAAAGCGACTGGCGACATCGTGCTGATTCAGGACGCCGATCTGGAGTACAACCCGGAGGAGTATCCCCGCTTGATTCAGCCGATCGTAGAAGATCGGGCCGACGTCGTATATGGAAGCCGGTTTCTGGGAGATCACCCTCATCGAGTGCTTTACTTCTGGCACTACATCGCCAATAAGTTCCTGACGCTGCTCTCGAACTGCTTTACTGATCTCAACCTGACTGATATGGAAACTTGTTACAAGATTTTCCGTAAAGAAGTCATTAAGGACGTACTCCCCGGACTCAAGCAAAATCGATTTGGTTTTGAACCGGAGATTACGGCCAAAGTCGCTCGCCGTCGTTATCGCGTGTACGAGATGTCGATCAGTTATTCCGGACGCACCTATGAGCAGGGAAAGAAAATCGGTTGGAAAGATGGTCTGCAGGCGCTGTGGTGTATCGTCCGATATGGTTTGGCGGATTAA